Genomic segment of Sphingomonas sp. KRR8:
GGTGCAGATCGGCGGACGGCCCATCAGCCACAGGATGGCGGCGGCCGCGATGACGACGAGGGCGCTGGCCGCTAGCCCGCGATGGGTCTTGCTCATGCAGCGGGGACAGGCGCGGCGGGCGCGAACATGAATTCGAACATTGGCAGCAGGGCTAGACGGGGCCGCAGGGCTTGCCAAGCATCGCTTCGCATGGCCACACAGCAGCCATGCTGCGCACTTTCGGCCCCGGCTGCGATGGAGGCCTGATCGAGGCCGGTCGCGGCCAGATCTCCTCGACGGCCGCCTGGATCGATCTGGAGGAGCCAACCCGAGAGGAAGAACGGCTGGCCGAGCAGTTCATCGGACTGCCCATTCCGACCCGCGACGACCTGGCCGAGATCGAACCCTCCAGCCGCCTCTATGAGCAGAATGGAGCGCTTTATCTGACGCTTGGAACGCTCAGCGGCGTGGAGGAAGGGCAACCGACCTCCGAGCCGATCGGTTTCGTGCTCGCCGGTCAACGGCTGGTCACGATCCGCTATGCCAGCCCCAAGCCTGTCCGCGCGTTCGTGATGCATGCCGAGCGTGATCCGAAGCTGGTCAGCGATGGCCTGACCGCGCTGATCGGGTTGGTGGACGCGATCATAGATCGGCTTGCCGACGAACTTGAGTCGTCAGGCAGGGAGATGGAGACCATCTCCGGCAACATCTTCGCGAAAGAAGCCGACGAGCGGCGCATTCCGGCGCGGCAGCTGACAGCGATGCTGACCCGCATCGGCCGGGCCCAATCGCTGCTCGCCCGCATTCGGGAGACCACTGTCAGCGCCATCCGGCTGCTGAGCTTCCTGACCGGATCACCGCGGCTTCATCAGTCTGGCTGCGAGGCGCATCGCAATCACCTGGCCAGCCTGCAGACCGACGCCAGCGCCCTGCTGGATCATGCGGGCTATCTGGGCGACAACATGACATTCCTCCTGGACGCGGCGCTTGGCCTGATCAGCGTGGAGCAGAATGCGGCAATGAAGCTGTTCAGCTGGGCGGCGCTGGTGTTCCTGCCGCCCACCCTGATCGCGGGTATCTTCGGAATGAACTTCCACCACATGCCCGAGCTTGACTGGGTGTGGGGCTATCCGGCGTCACTGGCATTGATGCTGGCGAGCGCTGTGCTGCCGCTGTGGTACCTGCGCGCGAAAGGGTGGATCTAGGCGCGCAGAAGCCAGGCGCCGTCGCTGTGTGAAGCAGCAACCGGGTCGACCCCGCCGGCTGCGGGCACGGCCGTGCAACGGCGCGCGAGGGACACTTCGGCAAAGCGGGACAGCGGTGCGCCGCCAGCGCCACGCACGGCTTCAGCGCGAGCCAGGGCAGCCATCCGGCGGCGATAATCCTGAGCGCTGATCATGAGTGAACCCCACCGCGGAAGAAGTTCCGACAACGCTTCAATGTTTTGGGCGGGCTGTTGTTCCCTGTTCATGCAACACTTGGGCTTCCGCATCGTTGAGCGGGCGTAATGGCAAGCGAACAGAAAAGCAGGCTGGTGCAGTTGGGCACCCTGGTGTCCGACTGGACCTCAAAGCTGTTTGCCCATCCTTACATGCAGGTCGGCGTGGTCGCCTTCTGCATCTTGTGGTTCGCGATCGGCTGGCACGCGGACACGCTGACCGCCGCGCTTTCGATCCTCGCTATCACCCTCACCCAGATGGTGCTGAACGGCCAGTATGAGCGGGAGGGCGAGGCCCATCGCCGCGACGTCGCCATGCACGCCAAGCTCGACGAACTCATTTCCGCCACCCGACGGGCGCGCGATGAGCTGATCGGCATCGAGGACCTGGAAGAAGAGCAAATCATCGAGCTCAAGGAAGAGGCCAAGCAAGCGATCGACCAGCAGGGAGAGCGCGCCGGTGACCCGCAGGAACGTGAGACCGCCAAGGCGGCGGTTGAACTGGCGGCGGCCAAGACCCGCAAAAAGGCGCGCGCCAAGGCCTGACACTGGCGAGGGGAGGGCAGCCTTGCTAAGGGCCGCCGCAACCACCGACATCACAGGATTTTGGCGCTCATGATTCCGACCGGCCAGGACAGTCTTCGCACCCGTTCCACTCTTGAGGTCGGCGGTGAACGCTACGCTTACTACAGCCTGGCCAAGGCCGCCGAACAGTTGGGCGACGTGTCGCGCCTGCCCTATTCGATGAAGGTGCTGCTGGAGAACCTGCTGCGGTTCGAGGACGGGGTGACCGTCACCCGCGATGACCTGACCGCCATGGCCGACTGGCTCAAGGAGCGGAAGATCGCGCGGGAGATCCAGTACAGGCCAGCGCGCGTGCTGATGCAGGATTTCACCGGTGTACCGGCCGTGGTCGACCTCGCCGCCATGCGCGATGCGATGAAGAACCTCGGCGGCGACCCGCAGAAGATCAATCCTCTGGTGCCTGTCCACCTCGTCATCGACCACTCGGTGATGGTCGACGAGTTCGGCACTCCCAAGGCATTCGAAGCCAACGTCGACCACGAATACGCCCGCAACCGGGAGCGCTACGAATTCCTCAAGTGGGGCAGCCAGGCGTTCGACAACTTCAAGGTCGTGCCGCCGGGCACCGGCATCTGCCACCAGGTGAACCTCGAGAACATCGCCCAAACCGTGTGGATCCAGGACGACCGCCAGGGCGAGACGCTGGCCTATCCGGACACGCTGGTCGGCACTGACAGCCATACCACCATGGTCAACGGCCTGGGCGTGCTCGGCTGGGGCGTGGGCGGGATCGAGGCCGAGGCCGCGATGCTGGGCCAGCCGGTCTCCATGCTCATCCCCGAGGTAGTCGGATTCCGCCTGACCGGCAGCCTCAAGGAAGGCATCACCGCCACCGACCTGGTGCTGACCGTCACCCAGATGCTGCGCGCCAAGGGTGTGGTCGGCCGTTTTGTCGAGTTCTACGGCCCGGGGCTTGACGCCATGACGCTGGCCGACCGGGCGACGATCGCCAACATGGCCCCGGAATATGGTGCCACCTGCGGCTTCTTCCCGGTCGATTTCCGCACGCTCGACTACCTCCGGCTCACCGGTCGCGACGAGGCGCGCGTGCAGCTGGTCGAAGCTTACTCGAGGGCGCAGGGCCTGTGGCGCGACGCCGACACGCCCGAGCCGCTGTTCACCGACACGCTGGAGCTCGACCTGTCGAGCGTGGAGCCGAGCCTCGCCGGTCCCAAGCGGCCGCAGGACCGGGTGCTGCTGTCCGACGTCGACGACCAGTTCAATGCCGAGCTGGAAGGCACCTACAAGAAGTCGCACGACCCGCGCGTGCCGGTCGCGGGCGAGCAGTTCGACCTCGGCAACGGCGACGTGGTGATCGCCGCCATCACCAGCTGCACCAACACCTCCAACCCCAGCGTACTGATCGCCGCCGGCCTGGTCGCCCGCAAGGCGCGTGCACTCGGATTGGACAGCAAACCGTGGGTGAAGACCTCGCTCGCGCCGGGCAGCCAGGTGGTCACCGACTACCTGGACCGCGCAGGCCTCAGCGAGGATCTGAACGCGATCGGTTTCGACCTCGTCGGTTATGGCTGCACTACCTGCATAGGTAACTCCGGCCCGCTGGCCGAGCCGATCAGCGCCGCCATCAACGAGAAGGACCTGGTCGCGGTCTCGGTGTTGTCGGGCAACCGCAACTTCGAGGGCCGCGTTTCGCCCGATTGCCGCGCCAACTATCTCGCCAGCCCGCCGCTGGTGGTCGCTTATGCACTCTCCGGAACCGTTCGCAGCGACATCACGTCCGAGCCGCTCGGCATTGCCCGCAACGGCGAGCCGGTGTTCCTCAAAGACATCTGGCCGACCAACGACGAAATCCGTCAGCTGATCGACGCCCATGTCCATTCGGACCTGTTCCGTGCCCGCTACGCCGACGTGTATCGCGGCGACGATCGCTGGCGCGGGATCGACGTTACGGGCGGCGATACTTACCGCTGGCCGGCCGGATCGACCTACATCGCCAATCCGCCTTACTTCGAGGGCATGACGATGACCCCGCGCCCGATCGAGGACATCAGCGGCGCCCGTACGCTGGCGGTGTTCGGCGACAGCATCACCACCGACCACATTTCGCCGGCGGGCTCGATCAAGCCTGACAGCCCGGCCGGCAAGTGGCTGCTGGAGCGGCAGGTTCCGCGGACCGAGTTCAACAGCTACGGCGCGCGGCGCGGCAATCACGAAGTGATGATGCGCGGCACCTTCGCCAACATCCGCATTCGCAACAAGATGCTTCCGGGCGTCGAGGGGGGCTTCACCCGCTTCGAGGGTGAGCAGCTGCCGATCTACGACGCGGCCATGCGCTACAAGGAAGCGGGCACCCCGCTGGTGATCCTGGCGGGGAAGGAATATGGCACCGGTTCGTCGCGCGACTGGGCAGCCAAGGGCACCGTTCTGCTCGGCGTTCGCGCGGTTATCGCGGAAAGCTTCGAGCGCATCCACCGTTCCAACCTGGTCGGCATGGGCGTGCTGCCGCTGCAGTTCCACGACGGCGAGAGCGCCGACAGCCTCGGCCTTAGCGGAGACGAGCAGTTCAGCATCGCCGATGTCGCCGCGATCAAGCCGCGTCAGGACGTGGAGGTGACGGTCACCCGTGCCGATGGCTCGACCAGCACCATCACCGCGCGCTGCCGCATCGATACGTTCAATGAGCTCGAATATTTCCACGCCGGCGGCATCCTGCCGTTCGTGCTGCGCAAGCTGGCGGCTTGACCGTCCATCTGGTCGTCGAGGTGGTGGGCTGGATCGGCGCGGCGCTGATCCTGCTCGCCTACGCGCTGCTGACGATGGGCCGGATTCCGGCGCGAAGCCTCGCCTATCAGGGCATGAACGTAGTCGGAGCGCTCGGTTTCATCGTGAACTCGGGCTATAATGGCGCGGTCCCGTCCGCCGCGCTGAACGTGGTGTGGGCGCTGATCGGCCTGGTGGCGATCAGCCGGCTGCCGCGTCGGTCAGCGCGGGCGCAAGCCACTCAGGAATGAGCGCATCGCCGAGGTCCTCGACCCGGCGATGTTCAACTGCCAGCCCAAGCTCAGGGTAGACGACCCGCGTGCGCGGACCTGGCTCGGTTGTCGGCGCCACCACCAGCCGGCGATTGACCTTGATGCGCCAGTTCATGCGGGCGGTATTCTCCTGGCCGACGTAGCAGCCCTTAGTGAAGCTCACGCCGTTGAGTTCGGCCGCATTGCACTCCAGCCAGAGCAGGTCGCCTAGTTCGGCGCGACCTTCGCACACACCCAGCCGAAGCCGGTGCTCGAGCCACTGCCTGGCGGGCTCACCGGCAGGCGCCAGCCAGCGCCGGCCAAGCGCCGGCAACCGCGGATCGGGCACGCCGTCGGCACCTTCCGCAGCCCAGTGCACCGCCAGCTGCTCATCCCGCGCCATCGTGATCGGCCGCCGCAGTCGATAGAGCGTCAGGCGCTTCACCAGTTCGTCGGAGACAGCCGCCTCGCAGTCGAGCAGCAGGTCCTCACCATCTTTCCAGACGAAGAAATCGAACAGGCACTTGCCCTGTGGCGTCAGCAGTCCCGCCCAGACCGGCAGCGCTCCGGTCACGTCATGGGTGATCAGCCCCTGCAGAAAACCGCGCACGTCCTCGCCCGCGAGTCGGATCAGCGCTCGGTCGGTGAGGGTGGTCGCGGCCATGCGGCTTAGCTAGGGAGCGGGGCGTGCAAACGCAAAGCCTCACCATCCGCCGCCCAGACGACTGGCACCTCCACCTGCGTGACGGCGACCTGCTTAGTGCGGTCGCTCCGTACAGCGCCCGCCAGTTCGCCCGAGCCATCATCATGCCGAACCTCCTGCCGCCGGTGACCACCGCCTCGGCGGCCGACGCCTACCGGAGCCGCATTCGTGCGGCCGCCGGCGAAGGGTTTGAGCCGCTGATGACCTGCTATCTTACCGACCAGGCAGACCCGGACGAGCTGGAACGCGGATTCCGTGAGGGCATCTGGGTGGCCGCCAAGCTCTATCCCGCTAACGCGACGACCAACAGCGCGCACGGCGTCACGGACATTGCCAGGCTGCGGCCGGCACTGGAACGGATGCAGCGGATCGGCATGCTCCTACTGGTGCATGGGGAGGTGACCGACCCCGAGATCGACATCTTCGATCGAGAAGCGGTGTTCATCGACCGCGTGCTGACCGGACTGCTCAGAGACTATCCCGAGCTAAAGATCGTCTTTGAGCATATCACCACCGCCGACGCGGCAAAGTTCGTCGCGGAAGGCCCGAGCCAGTTGGCGGCGACTATCACTCCGCAGCACCTTCACCTCAACCGTAACGCGCTGTTCGCCGGCGGCATCCGCCCGCACGCTTATTGCCTGCCGGTCGTGAAGCGGGAAAAGCACCGGCTGGCCGTTCGCGCCGCCGCCGTATCGGGCAGTCCCAAGTTCTTCCTCGGCACGGACAGCGCGCCTCACCTGCGCGAAACCAAGGAGACCGGATGCGGCTGTGCGGGCATCTTCAACGCGCCCCACGCACTCGAAAGCTATCTTACGGTGTTCGAGGAAGAAAGAGCGCTCGACCGCTTCGAGGCGTTCGCTTCAGAGCATGGCGCGCGTTTCTACGGCCTGCCACTCAACGAGGGTACGATCACGCTCGAGCACTCGCCGACCACCGTGGCGGAGGCGGTCGATGCTGGCGCCTCGACGCTGGTGCCGTTCCATGCCGGCGAGACCCTCGCTTGGCGGATGACCAGCTAAGGGCGAATACCACGGGCTCCGGAGGGGCCGAGAATGTCGTCGAAATGGCGTTCGACCGCCGCGTAGCAAGCACAGGACACCTGCTCGAGGCCGGCGCGGTCGACCACCTGGATGGCGCCACGGCGATAGGCGATCAGACCCTGGTCCTGGAGCATGCGCGCGACGGCATTGACGGTGGTGCGCTGCACGCCAAGCAGCCCGGCGAGGCTCTCCTGCGTCAACGCCAGCCGGTCCCCGCCGACCCGGTCCTGCGCATGCAGCAACCAGCGCGCCGCCCGCGCCTCGATCGGGTGATAGCTGTTGCACGCCACCGACTGCATCACTTGTGACAGCAGGGCATCGGAGTAGCGGCAGAACAGCAACTGCACGTCGTGGCTCTGCTCTTTGACCTTCTGCAGTACCGCCATCGGCAGAATTGCTGCCGATCCGGCGATCTGCACCACGGTACGGGCGAAGGCCGGCGTTTCGCCGCAACTGACTATTCCGCCTATTGCGCCTTCCTTGCCGATCGAGGCGACCTCGATCGAGCGCCCCGCGTCGAGTTCGACGATCATCGACACCATCAGCGTGTCGAAGGGAAAGATGCTGTGTTCCACCCGCTCGTCCTTGGCGAGCAGGGTCGAGCCGACTTCGAAGCTTCTGATGGACAGGTGCGGCTCGATGAGTGCGCGCACGTCCTCCGACAGGCCGCCCAGCAGCTTGTTCCCACTGAAGGCAGGCTCGAGCAAGTCGCGGTCCATCACGGTGATCGGCAGATCCATGCGTTACCCTATGTTCCCCACGCAGGCGGAAACGCTCTGACGCTCCACCAAATTGCGTAAAGCATTACGCCAACGAACCGAAGGGAAGCAATATCATAGATTATAATGACTTAGCCTGCGTTTTATGTCGACAATCCGACACAGGGGCGGGCGTTCCAGCGCCGCTGCCGAACTCCCTCAGGAGCACTTGCGAAGTGTTACGCGCGCTTAGGCGTTGATGGATTGGATTGCCGCCCCTATAGGCCCTCGGCACGCCGCATCCGGAGACGTGGGTGAGTGGCTGAAACCAGCGGTTTGCTAAACCGCCGTACGGGGATTACTCGTACCGAGGGTTCGAATCCCTCCGTCTCCGCCAGCGGGCTGTCCAGCGCAGTCCAGCCCCTACCAGAATCCCGCCATTGTTCGCAAGGCGTTCTGTTCACGTGTTCCAGTTTTGTCCCTTGACGACCAGCCGTAGCCACCCCATTGTGGGGTAACAGATGGCTCAGAGGTCAGGGATGCCACTAACGGCTAAGGACGTGAAGAACGCGAAGCCGGGCCGGAAATCTGACGGCAAGGGCCTCTACCTCCTTACTAAGCCATCTCCCGACGATCCTAGCAAAGCCGCGTCTCAATCGTGGGTGCTGCGCGTCATGCATAATGGCGTGCGCACAGACTACGGGCTGGGCGGCGTTGCTGACCGTCCCCTCGACGTTGATCTGCCGCTGCATAAGCGCAAGTCGCTCACGCTCGCAGAGGCGCGTGAGAAGGCCCGTATCGGGCGTGAGATTGCAAAGGCCGGGCTGAACCCCTCAAGCGAGTGGCGGCGCGAAGTCGAGCAGGAGACGCCAATCTTTGAGGTCGTTGCCAAGCAATACCTCAAGGAAGTCTCGGCAAGCTGGCGGAAGGGCAAGCACGGCGCGCAGTGGATCAACACTCTCCGTGATTACGCCTTTCCGCTAATTGGGAACTTGGCCGTGGACCAAATAGACGCGGCGGCGATCCACAAGCTGCTGTTGCGTATTTGGCTAGAGAAGCCTGAAACGGCTCGGCGGGT
This window contains:
- the pyrC gene encoding dihydroorotase, whose protein sequence is MQTQSLTIRRPDDWHLHLRDGDLLSAVAPYSARQFARAIIMPNLLPPVTTASAADAYRSRIRAAAGEGFEPLMTCYLTDQADPDELERGFREGIWVAAKLYPANATTNSAHGVTDIARLRPALERMQRIGMLLLVHGEVTDPEIDIFDREAVFIDRVLTGLLRDYPELKIVFEHITTADAAKFVAEGPSQLAATITPQHLHLNRNALFAGGIRPHAYCLPVVKREKHRLAVRAAAVSGSPKFFLGTDSAPHLRETKETGCGCAGIFNAPHALESYLTVFEEERALDRFEAFASEHGARFYGLPLNEGTITLEHSPTTVAEAVDAGASTLVPFHAGETLAWRMTS
- the acnA gene encoding aconitate hydratase AcnA, with amino-acid sequence MIPTGQDSLRTRSTLEVGGERYAYYSLAKAAEQLGDVSRLPYSMKVLLENLLRFEDGVTVTRDDLTAMADWLKERKIAREIQYRPARVLMQDFTGVPAVVDLAAMRDAMKNLGGDPQKINPLVPVHLVIDHSVMVDEFGTPKAFEANVDHEYARNRERYEFLKWGSQAFDNFKVVPPGTGICHQVNLENIAQTVWIQDDRQGETLAYPDTLVGTDSHTTMVNGLGVLGWGVGGIEAEAAMLGQPVSMLIPEVVGFRLTGSLKEGITATDLVLTVTQMLRAKGVVGRFVEFYGPGLDAMTLADRATIANMAPEYGATCGFFPVDFRTLDYLRLTGRDEARVQLVEAYSRAQGLWRDADTPEPLFTDTLELDLSSVEPSLAGPKRPQDRVLLSDVDDQFNAELEGTYKKSHDPRVPVAGEQFDLGNGDVVIAAITSCTNTSNPSVLIAAGLVARKARALGLDSKPWVKTSLAPGSQVVTDYLDRAGLSEDLNAIGFDLVGYGCTTCIGNSGPLAEPISAAINEKDLVAVSVLSGNRNFEGRVSPDCRANYLASPPLVVAYALSGTVRSDITSEPLGIARNGEPVFLKDIWPTNDEIRQLIDAHVHSDLFRARYADVYRGDDRWRGIDVTGGDTYRWPAGSTYIANPPYFEGMTMTPRPIEDISGARTLAVFGDSITTDHISPAGSIKPDSPAGKWLLERQVPRTEFNSYGARRGNHEVMMRGTFANIRIRNKMLPGVEGGFTRFEGEQLPIYDAAMRYKEAGTPLVILAGKEYGTGSSRDWAAKGTVLLGVRAVIAESFERIHRSNLVGMGVLPLQFHDGESADSLGLSGDEQFSIADVAAIKPRQDVEVTVTRADGSTSTITARCRIDTFNELEYFHAGGILPFVLRKLAA
- a CDS encoding folate-binding protein, which encodes MAATTLTDRALIRLAGEDVRGFLQGLITHDVTGALPVWAGLLTPQGKCLFDFFVWKDGEDLLLDCEAAVSDELVKRLTLYRLRRPITMARDEQLAVHWAAEGADGVPDPRLPALGRRWLAPAGEPARQWLEHRLRLGVCEGRAELGDLLWLECNAAELNGVSFTKGCYVGQENTARMNWRIKVNRRLVVAPTTEPGPRTRVVYPELGLAVEHRRVEDLGDALIPEWLAPALTDAAAG
- a CDS encoding magnesium transporter CorA family protein, with the translated sequence MLRTFGPGCDGGLIEAGRGQISSTAAWIDLEEPTREEERLAEQFIGLPIPTRDDLAEIEPSSRLYEQNGALYLTLGTLSGVEEGQPTSEPIGFVLAGQRLVTIRYASPKPVRAFVMHAERDPKLVSDGLTALIGLVDAIIDRLADELESSGREMETISGNIFAKEADERRIPARQLTAMLTRIGRAQSLLARIRETTVSAIRLLSFLTGSPRLHQSGCEAHRNHLASLQTDASALLDHAGYLGDNMTFLLDAALGLISVEQNAAMKLFSWAALVFLPPTLIAGIFGMNFHHMPELDWVWGYPASLALMLASAVLPLWYLRAKGWI
- a CDS encoding Crp/Fnr family transcriptional regulator, whose product is MDLPITVMDRDLLEPAFSGNKLLGGLSEDVRALIEPHLSIRSFEVGSTLLAKDERVEHSIFPFDTLMVSMIVELDAGRSIEVASIGKEGAIGGIVSCGETPAFARTVVQIAGSAAILPMAVLQKVKEQSHDVQLLFCRYSDALLSQVMQSVACNSYHPIEARAARWLLHAQDRVGGDRLALTQESLAGLLGVQRTTVNAVARMLQDQGLIAYRRGAIQVVDRAGLEQVSCACYAAVERHFDDILGPSGARGIRP
- a CDS encoding low affinity iron permease family protein, with translation MASEQKSRLVQLGTLVSDWTSKLFAHPYMQVGVVAFCILWFAIGWHADTLTAALSILAITLTQMVLNGQYEREGEAHRRDVAMHAKLDELISATRRARDELIGIEDLEEEQIIELKEEAKQAIDQQGERAGDPQERETAKAAVELAAAKTRKKARAKA